Proteins from one Besnoitia besnoiti strain Bb-Ger1 chromosome XIII, whole genome shotgun sequence genomic window:
- a CDS encoding hypothetical protein (encoded by transcript BESB_029810), whose protein sequence is MLVQGMTLDLSVMRRRTRMLADILACLGSGRLYEPTKALEAPGTLAVLRTAARNEDFAPTSDLTVEAAEAGRAPDDSVAARHISSSSRRVRATTGWRRKGFLMRANSKATFAVVAGLIGAFLVSLKLWQCELVWTRTISGSVKSEALQSRRLSNEDKCHPWIQAERVQSVNVEAFGTTSNLQLGGGDGDLRQANRLAYVRLSSASAAAAVQGLRLGRLALFSGHLDVAASLAVRAGPGQKPQRRGGKASAAAVAKELQSGSLEEASTYLEQSHVGGRAVAAAIHRRGARRAKNPDSVEVAAVGRQCGRTAVEHYRTYTESRAFP, encoded by the exons ATGCTGGTACAGGGGATGACATTGGACTTGAGCGTtatgcggcggcggacgcgtaTGCTAGCCGACATTCTCGCGTGTTTAG GTAGTGGTCGGCTTTACGAGCCAACAAAAGCACTTGAAGCACCAGGAACCTTAGCTGTGCTTCGGACTGCGGCTCGAAATGAAGATTTTGCGCCCACCAGTGATTTGACtgtcgaggccgcggaggcaggtcGGGCGCCCGACGACTCGGTCGCGGCTCGACATATTTCAAGCAG cagcagaagagtCCGCGCCACCACCGGgtggagaagaaaaggctTCCTGATGCGGGCGAATTCGAAAGCAACGTTCGCGGTGGTGGCAGGTCTCATTGGCGCGTTTCTGGTTAGTCTGAAGCTGTGGCAATGCGAATTAGTGTGGACGAGAACCATCTCCGGCAGCGTCAAATCTGAAGCGCTTCAAAGCCGAAGACTCTCCAACGAAGACAAATGC CATCCCTGGATTCAAGCAGAACGCGTGCAATCGGTGAACGTGGAGGCTTTTGGTACCACTTCCAATTTGCAACTGGGCGGCGGGGACGGGGACCTGCGTCAGGCGAACCGGTTAGCCTATGTGCGGCtgagcagcgcctctgctgcagctgcagtaCAGGGCCTGCGCCTGGGGCGACTGGCGCTCTTTTCGGGGCATCTGGATGTGGCGGCGTCGTTGGCAGTGCGCGCGGGGCCAGGCCAAAaaccgcagagacgcggcggcaaggcgagcgccgctgcagttGCTAAAGAGTTGCAGTCTGGCTCTTTAGAAGAAGCCAGTACGTATCTCGAGCAATCGCATGTCGGCGGTCGCGCAGTGGCAGCTGCCATCCACAGGAGAGGCGCACGGCGTGCTAAAAATCCTGATTCAGTGGAGGTCGCCGCCGTAGGACGACAGTGCGGTAGGACAGCTGTGGAGCACTATCGCACGTATACCGAATCGAGGGCCTTCCCCTAA